A part of Thermus islandicus DSM 21543 genomic DNA contains:
- the bshC gene encoding bacillithiol biosynthesis cysteine-adding enzyme BshC has protein sequence MEPALLARMLDLPQGEEALKARLGRKGHPRLKEALSAYLKRLSAPEEVLRSLERLEVGAVVAGQQAGLLGGPALTFYKAHTALGLGQRVGAAGVFWIASQDHDVEEVRHLHLLVEEEIRTLSLPLPPLPAGRIPLGPYREALLAFLGPWAREARVAYALEAETLAEFFARVLLAFLGERGLLPFDPMAEELAPLFREALERELLDPLASAEAINREAARIRALGGKPPLRRKPGATNLFLETDARRLLLYQEGAFSDGVRRYTKKELLEILHTDPSRLTPAAGLRPVFQDLVLPTAGFVVGPNEFRYVAELSGVYALYGLPVPALFLRVQGVVLEPPIRRILERYRLDPWAFLEGGEAAFLEAVEGEVEGFREVEGEFSRLLREVEALGERARALEPTLDRPFRRFRARLQGEGERLLRKLLRARLAREALLQNHLERLKRHLRPFGLPQERVYPFAMYALRHEEALERLENAPLEGRAVLVLG, from the coding sequence ATGGAGCCTGCCCTCCTGGCCCGGATGCTGGACCTCCCCCAGGGGGAGGAGGCCCTGAAGGCCCGTCTGGGGCGAAAGGGCCACCCCCGGCTCAAGGAGGCCCTTTCGGCCTACCTGAAGCGCCTTTCCGCCCCAGAGGAGGTCTTAAGGTCCCTGGAGCGCCTGGAGGTGGGGGCGGTGGTGGCGGGCCAGCAGGCGGGCCTCCTCGGGGGTCCCGCCCTCACCTTCTACAAGGCCCACACCGCCTTAGGCCTGGGGCAGCGGGTGGGGGCGGCGGGGGTGTTCTGGATTGCCTCCCAGGATCATGACGTGGAGGAGGTGCGCCACCTGCACCTCCTGGTGGAGGAGGAGATCCGCACCCTCTCCCTCCCCCTTCCCCCTCTCCCTGCGGGGCGGATCCCCCTCGGTCCTTACCGGGAGGCCCTCTTGGCCTTCCTGGGGCCTTGGGCCCGGGAGGCCCGGGTGGCCTACGCCCTGGAGGCGGAAACCCTCGCCGAGTTTTTCGCCCGGGTGCTCCTGGCCTTCCTGGGGGAGCGGGGCCTCCTCCCCTTTGACCCCATGGCCGAGGAGCTTGCGCCCCTATTCCGGGAGGCCCTGGAGCGCGAGCTCTTAGACCCCTTGGCCAGTGCCGAGGCCATCAACCGGGAGGCCGCCCGCATCCGGGCCCTGGGCGGCAAGCCCCCCCTGCGGCGCAAGCCCGGGGCCACCAACCTCTTTCTGGAGACCGATGCCCGCAGGCTCCTCCTCTACCAGGAGGGGGCCTTTAGCGACGGGGTGCGGCGCTATACGAAGAAGGAGCTCTTGGAGATCCTCCACACCGACCCCTCCCGCCTCACCCCGGCGGCGGGCCTCAGGCCCGTTTTCCAGGACCTGGTCCTGCCCACGGCGGGGTTTGTGGTGGGGCCGAACGAGTTCCGGTATGTGGCGGAGCTCTCCGGGGTTTACGCCCTCTACGGCCTCCCCGTGCCCGCCCTTTTCCTCCGGGTCCAGGGGGTGGTCCTCGAGCCCCCCATCCGGCGCATCCTGGAGAGGTACCGCCTGGACCCCTGGGCCTTCCTGGAGGGGGGTGAGGCGGCCTTCCTGGAGGCCGTAGAGGGGGAGGTGGAGGGCTTCCGGGAGGTAGAGGGGGAGTTTTCCCGCCTCCTCCGGGAGGTGGAGGCCCTGGGGGAAAGGGCCAGGGCCCTGGAGCCCACCCTGGACCGCCCCTTCCGCCGCTTCCGGGCGAGGCTTCAGGGGGAAGGGGAGAGGCTTCTCAGGAAGCTCCTCCGCGCCCGGCTGGCGAGGGAGGCCCTCCTCCAAAACCACCTGGAGCGCCTGAAGCGCCACCTCCGGCCCTTCGGCCTGCCCCAGGAGCGGGTCTATCCCTTCGCCATGTACGCCCTGCGCCATGAGGAGGCCCTAGAGAGGCTTGAAAACGCCCCTCTGGAGGGTCGGGCGGTTCTGGTCCTGGGGTGA
- a CDS encoding glycoside hydrolase family 13 protein → MAWYEGAFFYQIFPDRFFRAGPPGRPAPAGPLEPWEAPPTLRGFKGGTLWGVAEKLSYLLDLGVEALYLNPIFLSTANHRYHTADYLQVDPLLGGNEALKHLLEKAHAHGIRVVLDGVFNHTGRAFFAFQHLLENGEQSPYRDWYYVKGFPLNPYGKNPNYEAWWGNPELPKLRVETQEVREYLLFVAEHWVRFGADGWRLDVPNEIPDPEFWRAFRRRVKGANPEAYLVGEIWEEAEAWLQGDIFDGVMNYPLARAVLGFVGGEALDRELAARSGLGRVEPLQALAFSHRLEDLFGRYPWAAVLAQMNLLTSHDTPRLLSLLRGDVARARLALSLLFLLPGNPTVYYGEEVGMEGGPDPENRGGMVWEEGRWRGELREAVRRMARLRQAHPELRTAPYRRVYAQDRHLAFTRGPYLAVVNASDRPFRQDLPLHGVFPRGGEALDLLSGARAKLQGGRLLGPELPPFALALWQEV, encoded by the coding sequence ATGGCCTGGTACGAGGGCGCCTTCTTCTACCAGATCTTTCCTGACCGGTTCTTCCGCGCGGGCCCCCCGGGCAGACCCGCCCCTGCCGGGCCCCTCGAGCCCTGGGAGGCCCCCCCGACCCTCCGGGGCTTCAAGGGGGGAACGCTTTGGGGGGTAGCGGAGAAGCTTTCCTACCTCCTGGACCTCGGGGTGGAGGCCCTTTACCTGAACCCCATCTTCCTCTCCACCGCCAACCACCGCTACCACACCGCGGACTACCTCCAGGTGGACCCCCTCCTGGGGGGCAACGAGGCCTTGAAGCACCTTCTGGAAAAGGCCCACGCTCACGGGATCCGGGTGGTCCTGGACGGGGTCTTCAACCACACCGGGCGGGCCTTCTTTGCCTTCCAGCACCTCCTGGAAAACGGCGAGCAGAGCCCCTACCGGGACTGGTACTACGTGAAGGGGTTCCCCCTGAACCCCTATGGGAAAAACCCCAACTACGAGGCCTGGTGGGGCAACCCCGAGCTCCCCAAGCTCCGGGTGGAAACGCAGGAGGTGCGGGAATACCTCCTTTTCGTGGCCGAGCACTGGGTGCGCTTCGGGGCGGACGGATGGCGCCTGGACGTCCCCAACGAGATCCCGGACCCCGAGTTCTGGCGGGCCTTCCGCAGGCGGGTGAAGGGGGCAAACCCGGAGGCCTACCTCGTGGGGGAGATCTGGGAGGAGGCCGAGGCCTGGCTCCAGGGGGACATCTTTGACGGGGTGATGAACTACCCCCTCGCCCGGGCGGTTCTAGGCTTCGTGGGAGGGGAGGCCCTGGACCGGGAGCTTGCCGCCCGCTCGGGCCTGGGGCGGGTGGAACCCCTCCAGGCCCTGGCCTTCAGCCACCGCCTCGAGGACCTCTTCGGCCGGTATCCCTGGGCGGCGGTCCTGGCCCAGATGAACCTCCTCACCTCCCACGACACCCCGAGGCTCCTCTCCCTCCTCCGGGGGGACGTGGCCCGGGCGCGCCTGGCCCTGAGCCTCCTCTTCCTCCTCCCGGGAAACCCCACGGTCTACTACGGGGAGGAAGTGGGGATGGAGGGCGGCCCTGACCCCGAGAACCGCGGGGGGATGGTGTGGGAGGAAGGGCGCTGGCGGGGGGAGCTCCGCGAGGCGGTGAGGAGGATGGCGAGGCTGCGCCAGGCCCATCCCGAGCTCCGCACCGCCCCCTACCGGCGGGTCTACGCCCAGGACCGGCACCTGGCCTTCACCCGCGGGCCCTACCTGGCGGTGGTGAACGCCAGCGACCGCCCCTTCCGGCAGGACCTTCCCCTGCACGGCGTCTTCCCCCGGGGGGGTGAGGCCCTGGACCTCCTCTCGGGGGCCCGGGCCAAGCTCCAGGGGGGAAGGCTCCTGGGCCCCGAGCTGCCCCCCTTCGCCCTCGCCCTGTGGCAGGAGGTGTGA
- a CDS encoding SpoIID/LytB domain-containing protein, with product MKRPLWVLGLLALAPFFVRGQEKVLLLRVLLREVPLGQEVVLRLPDGEVRARAGGEGVVVEGRVYPYLDLSVPYFALEGRTYRGGLRLLAQEGRLFVVNLVSLEDYLLGVLPGEVPEGFPLEALKAQAVVARTFAVNRLNPRALYDLCASELCQVYLGLSAERPRYREAVAATRGQILSYGGQAISALYHADSGGMTAASEEVFQAALPYLRPRPDPYTRKSPWRREVSPAQAERVLLALGLTPRGQDPPQVLERTPSGRVFRMRLLGVEVRGPEAQRFLRLLGLPSALADFQGWVAVGLGVGHGVGLSQWGARGMAEAGFAYREVLGHYFPGTFLSDLLLGQGLAPPLALR from the coding sequence ATGAAGCGCCCCCTTTGGGTTCTGGGCCTTTTGGCCTTGGCCCCCTTTTTCGTCCGAGGCCAGGAGAAGGTCCTTCTCCTGAGGGTCCTCCTGCGGGAGGTCCCTTTAGGGCAGGAGGTGGTCCTGAGGCTTCCCGATGGGGAGGTCCGGGCCCGGGCCGGGGGGGAAGGGGTGGTGGTGGAGGGACGGGTTTACCCCTATTTGGACCTTTCCGTGCCCTACTTCGCCCTCGAGGGCCGGACCTACCGGGGCGGGCTGCGCCTCCTGGCCCAGGAGGGGAGGCTTTTCGTGGTGAACCTGGTTTCCCTGGAGGACTACCTCCTCGGCGTCCTGCCCGGGGAGGTCCCGGAGGGGTTTCCCCTCGAGGCCCTGAAGGCCCAGGCGGTGGTGGCCCGCACCTTCGCGGTCAACCGCCTGAACCCCAGGGCCCTCTACGACCTCTGCGCCAGCGAGCTCTGCCAGGTTTACCTGGGGCTTTCCGCGGAGAGGCCCAGGTACCGGGAGGCAGTGGCCGCCACCCGGGGCCAGATCCTGAGCTACGGGGGCCAGGCCATCTCCGCCCTCTACCACGCGGACTCCGGAGGCATGACCGCGGCGAGCGAGGAGGTCTTCCAGGCCGCCCTGCCCTACCTTCGGCCCCGGCCCGACCCCTATACCCGCAAAAGCCCCTGGCGGCGCGAGGTGAGCCCGGCCCAGGCGGAAAGGGTCCTCCTCGCCCTGGGCCTTACCCCGAGGGGCCAGGACCCCCCCCAGGTGCTGGAGCGCACACCTTCGGGGCGGGTGTTTAGGATGCGTCTCCTGGGGGTGGAGGTCCGGGGCCCCGAGGCCCAGCGCTTTCTGCGCCTCCTAGGCCTGCCCTCGGCCCTCGCGGACTTCCAGGGATGGGTGGCGGTGGGCCTGGGGGTGGGGCACGGGGTGGGCCTCTCCCAGTGGGGGGCCCGGGGCATGGCCGAGGCGGGCTTCGCCTACCGCGAGGTCCTGGGCCACTACTTCCCCGGGACCTTCCTCTCGGACCTCCTCCTGGGCCAAGGCCTGGCCCCTCCCCTGGCCCTGCGCTAG
- a CDS encoding menaquinone biosynthesis family protein, whose amino-acid sequence MEALKLGYSPCPNDTFLFYALTHGRVESPYPLEAVLEDVETLNLWALEGRLPLTKLSYAAYGRVRDRYVALRSGGALGRGVGPLLVARRPLKDLRGARVAIPGRHTTAFLLLSLFGEGFEPLEVRYDRILPLVAQGEVEAGLIIHESRFTYPAYGLVKVLDLGEWWEGETGLPLPLGAILARRDLGEDRIRALDQAVRRSLEYALAHPEETLPYLKAHAQELSEEVIWAHVRTYVNAFSLDVGAEGEKAVERLFAEAERRGLLPPSSQPLFL is encoded by the coding sequence ATGGAGGCCTTGAAGCTGGGCTACTCCCCCTGCCCCAACGACACCTTCCTCTTCTACGCCCTGACCCACGGCCGGGTGGAAAGCCCCTATCCCCTGGAGGCGGTCCTGGAGGACGTGGAGACGCTGAACCTTTGGGCCCTAGAGGGCAGGCTCCCTCTCACCAAGCTTTCCTACGCCGCCTACGGCCGGGTTCGGGACCGCTACGTGGCCCTGCGGAGCGGGGGGGCCTTGGGCCGGGGCGTGGGGCCGCTCCTCGTGGCCCGGAGGCCCCTAAAGGACCTGCGGGGAGCCCGGGTGGCCATCCCCGGGCGGCACACCACCGCCTTTTTGCTCCTCTCCCTCTTTGGGGAGGGTTTTGAGCCCCTGGAGGTGCGCTACGACCGCATCCTTCCCCTGGTGGCCCAGGGGGAGGTGGAGGCCGGCCTCATCATCCACGAAAGCCGCTTTACCTATCCGGCCTACGGCCTGGTGAAGGTCCTGGACCTAGGGGAGTGGTGGGAGGGGGAGACGGGCCTTCCCCTGCCCTTGGGGGCCATCCTGGCCCGGCGCGACCTGGGGGAGGACCGGATCCGGGCCCTGGACCAGGCGGTGCGCCGGAGCCTGGAATACGCCTTGGCCCATCCCGAGGAGACCCTTCCCTACCTGAAGGCCCACGCCCAGGAGCTTTCCGAGGAGGTCATCTGGGCCCACGTGAGGACCTATGTGAACGCCTTTAGCCTGGACGTGGGGGCGGAGGGGGAAAAGGCGGTGGAAAGGCTTTTCGCCGAGGCGGAGAGGCGGGGGTTGCTCCCTCCTTCTTCCCAGCCCCTCTTTTTGTAG
- a CDS encoding tetratricopeptide repeat protein has protein sequence MPEELRLYLKDRFGVLGPLAPGRFEAELAKRVGSPAKREPLLKAWRAYLSGGGREAVRSFYREVLKVPKGEALVYGMHLPFLEFYAREVPPRAEGRVLEVGAFTGALVGFLQRKRPDLEWHALDGVEEVVEVGRRRVPEVVWHRGWAEEAELPPFDTLLLLSVFPEGSVDQALEGRLGPEAFWKRFSFFARLPRFARLLRPGGLLIYGHGPFLGKSPEGVEEGLRRLGFREVERVGEGEYFLVLARRPEALVEALAEEEVEEALAEPEPLGVLGVDLEEVRPLLEAGDYKEVLSRLEEEAEGEAAYLRGRALFALSRYAEAEEALRRALSEEAEDLRALVLVELGAHERARSRLEALSVRGGRYRLALGRVYLAEGRYADALRQFVESGLPEAEVYVREALERITERMRRYAREGEWAEVSRRAEFVEDLSPSLLTREMLRLGLKAALLQGLFARAERYARRLADLDEAEGFLGLALAHLRLRSPLDYRGEDLKAVEPYLTEALARVEIPEALLLLGILRRREGRLSEALSLLERAARHGEGEVAGLAFHHLAEVKRALRRPLKEVLGDHKRAHALRAYPAPYLFRLAQEALAGGEEVLARELLSRARDAGLEAVAEEDLMGLLSLLERLEGPWAAFSLLYRALGHTPNPPLGLLALAYRLSRAFRGSAEAQAVRGQYLAALYGAGRVEEAERLLLAEHREHPQALEVLFDLAEHYEARGDWRQGAEYWQKALEVALYREKDLELAREILRNLLFLRPHDESLALYLEELKGVGRGLMALGEEVPELPESRAELLEEALPHFHGEHLLVVGGHTQLRSRLLPFLEARGLKVDWYDADTVGVGKEALRRIQNRLEKAHGLMIVSSYVGHDLSEPVRLEAERLGVPVHVIPGRARGATGFLRALKAFAPEIFKKALKGVQ, from the coding sequence ATGCCTGAGGAACTGAGGCTTTACCTGAAGGATCGCTTTGGCGTCTTGGGCCCCCTGGCCCCCGGGCGCTTTGAGGCGGAGCTCGCGAAGCGGGTGGGGAGCCCTGCCAAGCGGGAACCCCTCCTTAAGGCCTGGAGGGCGTACCTCTCGGGGGGGGGACGGGAGGCGGTGCGAAGTTTCTACCGCGAGGTGCTCAAGGTGCCCAAGGGGGAGGCCCTGGTCTACGGCATGCACCTGCCCTTTTTGGAGTTTTACGCTCGGGAGGTTCCCCCGAGGGCGGAGGGGCGGGTTTTGGAGGTGGGGGCCTTCACCGGGGCCCTGGTGGGTTTCCTGCAAAGGAAGCGCCCCGACCTGGAGTGGCACGCCTTGGACGGGGTAGAGGAGGTGGTGGAGGTCGGGAGGAGGCGGGTGCCGGAGGTGGTCTGGCACCGGGGCTGGGCCGAGGAAGCGGAGCTTCCCCCTTTTGACACCCTCCTTCTCCTTTCCGTCTTCCCCGAGGGCTCTGTGGACCAGGCGTTGGAGGGCCGGCTGGGGCCTGAGGCCTTTTGGAAACGCTTCTCTTTCTTTGCCCGCCTGCCGCGCTTCGCCCGCCTCCTCAGGCCGGGAGGGCTCCTGATCTACGGGCACGGCCCCTTTCTCGGCAAGAGCCCGGAAGGGGTGGAGGAGGGGCTCAGGCGGTTGGGCTTCCGGGAGGTGGAGCGGGTGGGGGAGGGGGAGTACTTCCTCGTCCTGGCCCGCAGGCCGGAGGCCCTGGTGGAGGCCCTGGCGGAGGAGGAGGTGGAGGAGGCCCTGGCGGAGCCCGAGCCCCTTGGGGTCCTGGGGGTGGACCTCGAGGAGGTGCGGCCCCTTTTGGAGGCGGGGGACTACAAGGAGGTCCTCTCCCGCCTAGAGGAGGAGGCGGAGGGGGAGGCCGCTTACCTTCGGGGCCGGGCCCTCTTCGCCCTCTCCCGCTACGCCGAGGCGGAGGAGGCCCTGAGGCGGGCCCTTTCCGAGGAGGCCGAGGACCTGAGGGCCCTGGTCTTGGTGGAGCTCGGGGCGCACGAGCGGGCGCGAAGCCGCCTCGAGGCCCTGTCGGTGCGGGGGGGGCGGTACCGCTTGGCCCTGGGAAGGGTCTACCTGGCCGAGGGGCGGTACGCCGATGCCCTCAGGCAGTTCGTAGAGTCGGGGCTTCCCGAGGCGGAGGTCTACGTGCGGGAGGCCCTGGAGCGCATCACCGAGCGCATGCGCCGCTACGCCCGGGAGGGGGAGTGGGCGGAGGTGAGCCGCCGGGCAGAGTTCGTGGAGGACCTCTCCCCGAGCCTCCTCACCCGGGAGATGCTCCGGCTTGGGCTTAAGGCGGCCCTCCTCCAGGGGCTTTTTGCCCGGGCGGAGCGCTACGCCCGGCGGCTTGCCGATTTGGACGAGGCCGAGGGCTTCTTAGGCCTGGCCCTGGCCCACCTGCGCCTCCGGTCTCCCTTGGACTACCGGGGGGAGGACCTGAAGGCGGTGGAGCCCTACCTCACGGAGGCCCTGGCCCGGGTGGAGATCCCCGAGGCCCTGCTCCTCCTCGGTATCCTGAGGCGGCGGGAGGGGCGCCTTTCCGAGGCCCTAAGCCTCCTGGAGCGGGCCGCGCGGCACGGGGAGGGGGAGGTGGCGGGCCTGGCCTTCCATCACCTGGCCGAGGTGAAGCGGGCCCTGAGGCGCCCCCTCAAGGAGGTCCTCGGGGACCACAAGCGGGCCCACGCCCTGAGGGCCTACCCTGCGCCCTATCTCTTCCGCCTGGCCCAGGAGGCCCTGGCGGGGGGCGAGGAGGTCTTGGCCCGGGAACTCCTCTCCCGGGCCCGGGACGCGGGGCTCGAGGCGGTGGCCGAGGAGGACCTGATGGGCCTCCTCTCCCTTCTGGAGCGTTTGGAGGGCCCCTGGGCGGCCTTTAGCCTGCTCTACCGGGCCCTGGGCCATACCCCCAACCCCCCCCTGGGCCTTCTTGCCCTGGCCTACCGGCTCTCCCGCGCCTTCCGGGGAAGCGCCGAGGCCCAGGCGGTGCGGGGCCAGTACCTGGCGGCCCTTTACGGGGCGGGGAGGGTGGAGGAGGCGGAGAGGCTCCTCCTGGCCGAGCACCGGGAGCATCCCCAGGCCCTCGAGGTGCTCTTTGACCTAGCGGAGCACTATGAGGCCCGGGGGGACTGGCGCCAGGGGGCGGAGTACTGGCAGAAGGCCCTGGAGGTAGCCCTTTACCGGGAGAAGGACCTGGAGCTCGCCCGGGAGATCCTCAGGAACCTCCTCTTCCTGAGGCCCCACGACGAAAGCCTCGCCCTCTACCTCGAGGAGCTCAAGGGGGTGGGGCGGGGGCTCATGGCCCTGGGGGAAGAGGTCCCCGAGCTTCCCGAAAGCCGGGCCGAGCTCTTGGAGGAGGCGTTGCCCCACTTCCACGGGGAGCACCTCCTGGTGGTGGGGGGGCATACCCAGCTTCGGAGCCGCCTCCTCCCCTTCCTGGAGGCCCGGGGCCTCAAGGTGGACTGGTACGATGCGGACACCGTTGGGGTCGGCAAGGAGGCCCTTAGGCGGATCCAGAACCGCCTGGAGAAGGCCCACGGCCTCATGATCGTCTCCAGCTACGTGGGCCACGACCTTTCCGAGCCGGTGCGCCTCGAGGCCGAGCGCCTGGGGGTGCCGGTCCACGTGATCCCCGGGCGGGCCCGGGGGGCCACGGGGTTCTTGCGGGCCCTCAAGGCCTTTGCCCCCGAGATCTTCAAGAAGGCCCTCAAAGGGGTACAGTGA
- a CDS encoding methylated-DNA--[protein]-cysteine S-methyltransferase has translation MLIPTPIGPLWLEVSPRGVRCLEPALFPRGKEAEGPWAKRVAEAVARYFRGERPCFWDIPLDYSGLSPKQVAVYEATRRIPYGRTVSYGSLAEGLGLSPRAVGAALRACPFFLLVPAHRVVHADGRLGGFAGREGLKAWLLSFEAGGA, from the coding sequence ATGCTGATCCCCACGCCCATTGGCCCCCTTTGGCTGGAGGTTTCCCCTCGAGGGGTGCGGTGCCTGGAGCCGGCGCTCTTTCCCCGGGGGAAGGAGGCGGAGGGCCCCTGGGCAAAGCGGGTGGCGGAGGCCGTGGCCCGGTACTTCCGGGGGGAGAGGCCGTGCTTTTGGGATATACCCCTGGATTATTCGGGCCTGAGCCCGAAGCAGGTGGCGGTGTACGAGGCGACCCGGCGCATCCCGTACGGCAGGACGGTGAGCTATGGGTCCCTGGCCGAGGGCCTCGGCCTCTCCCCCCGGGCGGTGGGGGCGGCCCTCCGCGCTTGCCCCTTCTTCCTCCTCGTCCCGGCCCACCGGGTGGTGCACGCCGACGGGAGGCTCGGGGGCTTTGCCGGAAGGGAAGGGCTTAAGGCCTGGCTCCTCTCCTTTGAGGCGGGTGGGGCTTGA
- the gmk gene encoding guanylate kinase: MGRLFVMTGASGVGKGTVRAKVLERTRLFYSISMTTRPPRPGERHGVDYYFVDRPTFEALLAQGGFLEHAEYVGHLYGTPKAPVERALRRGEDVLLEIEVQGALQVKEKVPEAVLIFLLPPSLSELKRRLVYRGTDGPEKIARRLAQAEWEIRNAHLFDYVVVNDVLEEAVADFLAILTAEGRRTSRMAQVLERALARDPDLESELEEILRRQYGGTGD, encoded by the coding sequence ATGGGCCGCCTCTTCGTCATGACCGGGGCCAGCGGGGTGGGGAAGGGTACGGTGCGGGCCAAGGTGCTGGAGCGCACCCGCCTCTTCTACTCCATCTCCATGACCACCCGCCCTCCCCGCCCGGGGGAGCGGCACGGGGTGGATTACTACTTCGTGGACCGCCCCACCTTTGAGGCCCTCCTCGCCCAGGGCGGCTTCCTGGAGCATGCGGAGTACGTGGGCCATCTCTACGGCACGCCCAAGGCCCCGGTGGAGCGGGCCCTGAGGCGGGGGGAGGATGTCCTTTTGGAGATTGAGGTCCAGGGGGCCTTGCAGGTGAAGGAAAAGGTGCCCGAGGCGGTCCTCATCTTCCTCCTTCCCCCCTCCCTTTCCGAGCTGAAGCGGCGGCTCGTCTATCGGGGGACGGACGGCCCGGAGAAGATCGCCAGGCGCCTGGCCCAGGCCGAGTGGGAGATAAGGAACGCCCACCTCTTTGACTACGTGGTGGTGAACGACGTGCTGGAGGAGGCGGTGGCGGACTTCCTCGCCATCCTCACCGCCGAAGGGCGGCGCACCTCCCGGATGGCCCAGGTCCTGGAAAGGGCCCTGGCCCGGGATCCGGATCTGGAAAGCGAGCTGGAGGAGATCCTAAGGAGGCAGTATGGCGGAACCGGGGATTGA
- a CDS encoding Crp/Fnr family transcriptional regulator gives MFQELGLEARRAMAQAFTPLRVRRGSALYALGDRADGVYLVREGLVWLEGPRSPLGEPSTLGVVGPGGLLGEEALVGEGRRKSGATALTYAELLFAPSEALLPLMEGFPEVRGFFLRALYARLEAAERRLWEGRHLSVAQRLARLLLELGEAGLSHQDLARMVGATRETVTKLLGEWALQGLVDLGYRRVEVLDPAALARLAEPL, from the coding sequence ATGTTCCAGGAGCTTGGCCTCGAGGCCCGCAGGGCGATGGCCCAGGCCTTCACGCCCTTGCGGGTCCGGCGGGGCTCCGCCCTCTACGCCCTCGGGGACCGGGCGGACGGGGTCTACCTGGTGCGGGAGGGGCTTGTGTGGCTGGAAGGCCCTAGGTCCCCTTTGGGGGAGCCCTCCACCCTGGGCGTGGTGGGCCCGGGAGGGCTCCTGGGGGAGGAGGCCCTGGTGGGGGAAGGGCGGCGCAAAAGCGGGGCCACGGCCCTGACCTACGCCGAACTCCTCTTTGCCCCTTCGGAGGCCCTCCTTCCCTTGATGGAGGGCTTTCCCGAGGTCAGGGGCTTTTTCCTGAGGGCCCTTTACGCCCGCCTCGAGGCGGCGGAAAGAAGGCTTTGGGAGGGGCGCCACCTCTCCGTGGCCCAGCGCCTGGCCCGCCTCCTCCTGGAGCTTGGGGAGGCGGGGCTCTCCCACCAGGACCTGGCCCGCATGGTGGGGGCTACCCGGGAGACGGTGACCAAGCTCCTGGGGGAGTGGGCCCTCCAGGGGTTGGTGGACCTGGGGTACCGCCGGGTGGAGGTCCTGGACCCCGCGGCCCTTGCCCGCCTGGCCGAGCCGCTTTAG
- the rpoZ gene encoding DNA-directed RNA polymerase subunit omega: protein MAEPGIDKLFGMVDSKYRLTVVVAKRAQQLLRHRFKNTVLEPEERPKMRTLEGLYDDPNAVTWAMKELLLGRLVFGENLVPEDRLQKEMERLYPVAEEEA, encoded by the coding sequence ATGGCGGAACCGGGGATTGACAAGCTCTTCGGCATGGTGGACTCCAAGTACCGGCTCACGGTGGTGGTGGCCAAGCGCGCCCAGCAGCTTTTGCGCCACCGCTTCAAGAACACCGTCTTGGAGCCGGAGGAAAGGCCCAAGATGCGGACCCTCGAGGGCCTTTACGACGACCCCAACGCCGTCACCTGGGCGATGAAGGAGCTCCTTCTGGGCAGGCTTGTTTTCGGGGAAAACCTCGTTCCCGAGGATCGGCTCCAGAAGGAGATGGAAAGGCTCTACCCCGTGGCGGAAGAGGAGGCCTAG